gttatgtaattatatttttgtagcCGACAACTCACGTCAGCCCTGGTAcccggtatatatatattgctaatGACATATTGAAATGCACTCGCTGTACCTGTGAGCAGGAtgagcagcagcagctggaCGCGGAGCGGCATGGCGCGTCTTCACACATCCCGCGGTGACGTCACGGCTCGTGCGGGGTACACGCGGGAGACGCTTCCACGCGCGCGACATGGACCTGTCCGGACAGCCGCCCCGCAAACCCCCGCAACCTGAGCCCGATCTGCCGCCGCAACAGTACTGACACATGCAAAATGGCACACTGCAGACTGTCTGATGCGCTCCGGGCTGCGGAGGAAATCCTACTGCCGCCTGGCGTGGATGTGTTCACTTAAACCGACACACGTGTGAGGGGAGGCAGCCCGCAGCGAATGAGCAACCGTCTGCTCCCATCTGCCCGTCATTACTGCAGGCCTGCAGCCCTTCCTATGGAGCTGGACCTGGATAATTACTTTTAATCACCGTGTCAGTTATACTTTTTTAACATGTCCAAGTCAGGAAATAATTAAGTTCATTAGAGAAGAGCATATAAAAGGTTCTGGAGTTTTAATCAGGTAGTGTTTTTATTGGAAAGTTTTCAGGGGAAAATCCTTCTAAACATATTGTGCACACAtttcaattacaaattacaatcacCGTCATCATAATATATGTTACCCATACAGTACAAACAAGCACCCCACACACCCACTCTTCCTAAAACAATCTTCAATCCTGCAGGGTGTATGAATCATTGTTTTGAATCAAGCTGGATGTTTGTAGCCCTGACAGTAATACGACAGTCACACCTTGACTGTCTGTGCTGAACAATAATACATCTTTTTGAAAGCATCAGTTTCAAACACCCAGGGATTTGATGAGAGCTAAACAGGAACTCATTCCGATCCAGGACTAGTCGGTAACAGATGTCCTATCACTGCAGAGGAAACGTCTGCCACCAGTTCTGTGTCGCATGTGGTTTTGCAACATTGGGTTTTTACTGCGCTGTGAGTGAAAAACATCAACGCTGCAAAGAGACAACAGAAATTATCCTGTACAGGATGCTAAGACGGTGAAGAGGAGGGGAGAGCTAGCAGCACAGGAATAACCTCCCTCATTAGGACAGTggtgtccgtgtgtgtgcgtgtaacTGGCCTGATTTGTATAATAAGCTGTGTAGGTCATGGACATTGTATAAAGACTATCTACTTCTGTGCAATAGCTgaaagctgtaaaaaaaaaaaaaaaaggtaaaataaatgttaacatTTTCCAGAACAATAACTTGCAAAAGCCATTTAATTTgcttattttgttatatattataaatgtcaTAAACAATATGGGTAATGAATAAAGCCGGATTGAATGGAAAAggctgtttgtttttgcatttttttgtgtaggacataaacattttaaaagtgacaactttggcaaaataaaaaagcatattCTGTGAGAACAAAATGGCAAGGATTTAAAACTGGATAAACTGTCAATCAGTAAGACAAtaacaatttgtttttgttccccTTTTGGAATATGTATCAGGGTAAACATCGGTTTTGTAGGACAGTGACATTTTAAAGTTGAATGACAATGCAATTTGTTCAGTGTTAAATTTGCcgaaaatgattttttttgtttatttgtttgaaaaTGTTGCTTTGAATGCAGTAAGTAGTAGTTAAACAGTAAGAGAACTTTAATTGATACAAGAGAATTAATCAGAGACTAGAATGAGATTTCCTTCtgcaataaaaaacatttgcaaaaccttgtttgtatattttatcagaattacaaagaaaatcatattttgaGCTGTGTTTCTGCGTTTAACCCCTACATTTATggaaatataatatacaataaagGACATAAATGTttgaatatttataaatgaatacatacagcacaaatacaattatatctGGTTTTTGATTACGCAAATCTGGGAAAATATTAATATCATTATACTACAATCATAGTTTTTACTTTTTAGTGACATTTACTCACTCTCTCTGGCCTCCTTATGCTGGAAGACACCTGTCAGGTTTTCATGTCAGGTTAAGTCCTGGATGAGTGAAGCATCCATCCCAGGCCATCATTCTAAGCACCGGACACCAAAACTGAGATCGAACCCAAGTCTGTAGACTTATGAACAAGCATTTGTAGAGATGATGCATTTATCATAGATTTCCAAAATGTATCCAACAATGTACTGTAATGTACTTTGCCAAGATTACAAACTTCAAATTGATGTTGACTGCAGTTGAAAAGATGCTATTCTGTGTACTCTAATAAATCCAggtcatatatataaaaaatacatataaaaagacAGGTTAACAGGAACTCATTCACTTTTCCATTACGTTACAGGGTTGTCGTATGCATGAAAATGTTGGCAAAGACTAGGCACTACATAGGGTACACCCTGGACAGGACACCGGTTTACTGCaaggcaaaacacacacaagggcAGAGAccaaatcttttttttgtttctaccTGCAAAGAAAAAATCCGTACCCtcacatttaatgtaatttattgcTAGAAACCAATTTCagctatttataaatcaaaacacaacatgGAACAACACTGTAAATTGCATTTCCCAGGCTGGACAGTTTATTTGATCGAGACCCAAGAGGCAATATAAGTAGCCATTGCACccaacctgcatgtctttgggatgtgggaggaaaGCAAAGTCCTCAGAGAAAACCATGCAAACTCCATCTCAGACAAGAACATGTGGAGCTTGAATGCAGATACCCGGAGTTGAGAGGCACAAACACTAACCACTGCGGGATCATATGCATTTGCCCAGGGTACCATATCCAAATGATGTGAAGTGTGAATCGCACCAGTGCTGCTCAGAAGCTTTTAAAACAAGCAGATGCAAGGGAGAGTCAGAGACTTGACTGTTTCTAGACCTTGTGATCTCAAAGGGTTCCTCTTTTCTTACTGTAATTAACTTCAGACAGACACTGACAAACTAAACTGACATCATCTGTTGCTGGGTAGCCCACTCAGATGAAGGCTCCTTGACCTTATGATAAATCAGAAACTTACACAGAACACCAGTTCCACATTCCTCTGGCcttgcaagaaaataaaaaaaacatttggctCCATGTTCAGACCCTTGCAAATGTTACAAGCTATggttcctttttttaattaattacttcaAATACTTGATCACGTTTAGTGCTTCCCAGCTCAGATTCAGTGCAGATGTGGTTTTTAGGGACAGAACTGCAACCAAAAACCTCTGACTTTCAATGTCAAAGTCAAGTCAAACACGAAAGCAGACTGGGCCACTGCAGGCACAGCACAGCTGGAGTCAGATTAAAGCGGCCACACACTCAGTGCCAAATACATTAGTCGTTATAACAGTGTTTTGGGGATTTATTTTAACTTAATATGCTTTAATAGTTTTGCATAAAGAATACGTCTAAGTTCAATGTGTACATTCACAGCCTGTAATGGATCACTGTCATTTCTTGATGGCTAATATTTACTACTTTTATCATTGGGTAGTCCTATGTAAAATAATGCTTAGAAGCATTCATGttaataaaacatatacaaatgtaaagaaaatatcaaataagTCGTAGGCAAAAACAGCACTTACTTCATACTTGCCTGTGCAACATGATCGATCCACTGGTTCTGCCGACGGGCACTGCATTGCTTCAAGTGCAAACAAGTTCTATCATACTGCAGCAAGAGCATTAAATCATTCGCACCATTTATTCTCTCTTATGTCCCTTCCCAGACtctgtacattttaataaaactaaGCATCTTAAAATAATGCATATGTATATTAAAAGAACTATACAAACCCACATTGACCAGTTGCACAAGAAACCCACCCTGGGAATGTGTGAAATGCACTGTCTAACCACTAGGTGTCACTGTAGCACAAACCCACAGCTTTTTCAGTACAAAAGTCAAACCAAGaggtttaacattttattttaggtcgttttttttgtttttttctctctccaaacGCATTACAAGCTttagacattttttattttcttttatttttaaatacaatgtgtacagCAGATAGCGAAGTTGACACAGGAAAGCCaggaacaacaaaaaacagtttCTGAAAACATTGAGTGACTGAAAAACACCACCTGTGACAGGTCCTCGGGGTCATGGGGGCTTCACGTCTGCCACCCTGCGAACAAGAGGAATAATGTCACCGTCACTGCAGGGGGGCCCACTCTGGTCCCACCTTGTATTCCCCATTCCAACTAAATTCATAACAAGTGAAGTCTGAAttgcctttaaaaataaaaaataaaataaaaaaaaatcctgatgGGGTGTGATACAGCATCATTATTTCAATTCAGGCATCACTAATAGTAACCAAGGgctcaggtggaatgaaaaccagaagacatgTTGCACAAGCACAGAGCGAAACCCATCTTACTGCACAACCAATAGGATTAAACGCCATCTGTGCTAACAAAGACATGAAGTGAATTGCACTAACATACAGGCTTCTGGGCTTCATTTCAAGTGAGCTCACAATTATATAACTGGGTCAATCAATAGTCAAAATGAACAGGATTATAAGCCAAAGACAATCCTAAAACAGTGGGGCTCCCCAGACCTGGAGAGGCAGACCACCACAATGCAGTAACCTCGTTCAGATCCATGAGCATATACAGGCTACCTGAGGACTGCATATTATCCCTGTGGGGCACACATGCTTAAACTTTCAACTTAATGGTGAATTTTAGGTCTTTCAAATCATTCCCTGTGCCATCAACTGAACACTTCAGATTACTCAATTTACTATAGATGTCTTCCATTGAAGAGCCTCAACTGAGAAGTCTTCAAAACAGGTTGTGGTACAAGAGTGAATATCACAGTAGTTGAAGATCAGTGAAgacaaagagagggagggagaccgACCTCCTTGTAGCGCTGTGCCTCTCTTTACTCGTACACGTCCTTCTTGTCAGCGATGTACTGTACGATCTCCTGAGGAGTCATTAGCTTCTCTGCCTCAACGTCTGGGATCTCAAAGCCTGTAAGAGCAGACAGGCAGCAAGGCCTCCATTAGGGACAAAACACTCACCTCTTGGTTGAGACACTGAACTAGAATTAGTCTTTCAACCTCATGCAACATGTTCGCATGACTGATCAATTCAGTGCCACAAGGTTATTTTAGCATATCTTTTGGAAAGTCAGAAGGGAAGAACGTTTGAACTGCAAAAAACTCATTTGGGAGATAATGATCCATTCAATCGTGGGCTGAACATTTGATTTTTAGGagtagagagagaaaatatatattagaataAAACGAAAACTATCTTTCAGCACATttcaccattttttttttttccgagGTTTACTATTTGATTAGGTAGACAGATGCTGACATATTGTGACACTAGCCCCCTTTTAAAGTGTCAGCAAAACACTTGCTTACAAACTCAACCGACAGTCTGACAGAGCCTATATACAATTTGTTGCTGGCAGGAATGAAGAAAAGCACAGTGTGAACAAGCTGCCGAAGACACTCACCAAATTCATCTTCCATGGCCATAATAATCTCCACCTGGTCCAGGCTGTCTAACCCAAGGTCTTTCATGAAGTGGGAAGATACTGACAGCTGAAGACGACAGAAAATAAGACAATCACATCAATAAGCTGACATGTCAACATCATCAAGATCAACAAGGACCCAAGATCTAGGGGGACACAGGAGGAAACTAGATAATTAAGCTCCCAACCCCCAAGGAAGCAAGGTGGTCCGAACGGCTTCCTCTCACTAGTTAACTTTTTTAGGTGCTTCCTAACCGTGCGCAGGTCAGCTGAGACTCACTTTCTCTGGGTTGATCTTGTCATACAGCTTCAGGACATATAGGACCCGCTCCTTTATGGAGTCCAACGTGAGAGGAGGCAGATCACCATACTGTCGACACAGCTGGACCAGGGAGCTGGAGATCTGCACACAGGACAGGACACAAGGACAGTCAGTACAactgcagcacagagagagagcgtATGTGGACAGGAACTGTGGACCATGTAAAACAGTACTAACATGCATGCCCTCAACACTTTCACACCAGCATCCTCTACATGGATCACGACATGGTGGCAGGGAAGTCCTTTACAATGTCTATAAGAAGGTTAGATCTATGGTCACTGAAAGAAGTACACAGTATCCTATGCCTTGTTTCATGCTTTACCCAGATGAGTGCTGGCTGACCCACCCGCTGAAGTGAGTTGCTCTTGAGCGGAGTCTGCACTCTCTAGGCATGCGTATATTGTCACTAGAACGAAAATGTCTTGCAAAAAATTGTGTTGTATTCCGGGCTGGTGTGCAAGAATTAAAGCAGCTATAGCTTTCCACACTGCAGATGTATAACCAGCCCCCAGCATTAGCcctgaagggcgctatacatgAAGGGCAAACAGACTAATGCCAGTACGTCTAGTTAACCGGCATAACTCTCACGTAAAATGCGTCAGATCAACAGCTGAATTTCACAAGACAAACTGCAATGGCATTGCACCGTGCACTCCCCAACCCGCATACAACTATATGATTATCTGTTTATGAACACTCGGCAAAGCACCAGCGCGGACAAGTGGAATTAACCTTCCCATCAACTCCACTCTCATGCATGCAACATATACACTGCCTCAAGGACAACCATGCATGTAAGTCAAGGTCATGGCTAGACAGACGGGAGCCATTGCAATGTACGTTTATTTGCAAAAGCGCTGGACCGCCAGTGCCGAAGATGCAGTGTAAGAGACACGGTCTAGGTCACTGCGCAATCCAGTACTACTAGGCCAGACCGAAGTGAGCTGCTTAATGTTACCCGGGCTACATTACCTGTGTCTGGGCGACCGGCCGTGCTCTCTGGCTGCATGCGAGGAGGGAGAAGGGTCGCCGAGATGGAAGCGGCACCACGGCAGCCCTAAGAGCAAGGCTGCCCGTACACAGGCTCCCAGAGGATCGGCCGAGCGAGCGGACACACCGAGCTAGGACACGGGACGCCATGATTGAGAACCCAGATCAATCCCACCATGCAACACgaatgaaaagagaaaaagcGCTGGAGTTGAGGGGGTGCAGGGCGCATGCGCAGCGATGACAGCGTTTGGAATCTAGAATGATTCCAGAGCCAAAATGGTGGGAGAGCTTATTAGTTTCCGTTTTTTAATGATAGGGATAGACCGCCACGATTAGATATTTTCGATAGTTTTGTTCTGTCAACCTTCCAAACCAGACTCTTTCAGTTTTTTACTCTTATGTGTATTAATtgcaattatttattgtttttcaagAGTTAGTGTCTGTAACCCCAAATAAACTAAAGAACTTCGtgtgagaaacacacacacacacattatatataatattaaaaacacaaaaaaggttacaataatatacattgttttataaacacttgaaatgttttgttaaaaatagCCTTTTTTCCTCCAAACAGTAGAGCCTAAATAGATTCAAACACATAAAACTAACAATACAAACAGTACATATCTGGACTTAAATAGATTAgtattgtaaaattgtatacaCGTTTAAATGCAattcagtctattttaaaaCCGCTATAGTTCAAAACTGTAGTTTTCATGTCTATCTTGAGTGCAGTGCCTGGCTGGGAGAGCACTGTGTATAGTTCCTGTAGTGTAATTGGCGTCTCTGTAGCTGCGGTCCTCAGGGAGACTCAGGGCTCTGGGAGGGAGTAGTGGTACAGGGAGACGTCTCCATTGAGCTGCCCGGCCAGGAGGGAGCAGGCCCCCCCCCACCGAGCCAGGTGCCAGCCCCCTACGGGCCCCGGGAGCAGGGTGGTAACAACACGACTGTCCCCAACAGCCCACACCGCCACTGCCCCTGACTGGAACACTGCGGCCACCGCATCCCCCCGTACATCCCCGTGCACCAGCCTGCATGACACACAggggcacagacacacacagaacaaaTGTCAGCTTTGTACAGCATGTGCTCAACAAAACAAGATAAAGGGTATTTTCACTATAactgataaaataaaaagtaactaATTCTATATATTCCTTGCTGTGctgctattattatttgaattactattattattgtaattagtaCTTATAAGCTTACtcttattattaatttacaatTACTTATAGCGGTCGGTCTTAACCACTCCCACAGACAGGGGGGGTTGTTGCATCTTACCTCCCTGGACACTGTGCAGGCTGACTGAGGCTGTGTGCCAGGCTGGTTTTGGCAGTGACAGGGTTGGTGGCGACCAAAGAGAACAGCGCCCCCTCCTCTCCATCAAGGgtactgacaaacacacactgcaggaGTAGGAACAGCACGCCCTGGgacacgcacagagacagacggatcAGTTTCTAGGCGCCTGACAGAAGTATAGCAGCaatgtacaatgtttaaaatgagGCCTATTCCACTGGGGACAATTGGTCAGAACTGATGTGAAAATTGTAAATACCTCACTGGAACGGTCCAATGGTAGCCCAGTCTCAAAGACATAAACAGATCACTTTAGCAGTGTAATCTGTCACAGTTGTTCAAAACTACTGAGGCACACTGTGGTCCCAGATATAGAAAAGCGTTCAGatagatttgactttttgaaaacaatgaccatccgcaaaaaaaataaaaggattgGTTGCACTCCCATTTTATgaggtgagaaaaaaaaatcaggagtAGCACAATATTCTGTGGGGGGTAGGGTTATCCAAACAGGGCAtgtcttccccctctctctctctctcttctgtgcAAGTAGTTTTCTTTATCAGTTCAAAATCTAATCTTCATAGGAGAATTTTGACTGAGTTATGAGCAACTGCCTTACACTTTGTGAGTATCCTCTCAGACACATAGACCCAGGGTAACTCAAGCCTAGAGAAATGCGCTGCAGCAGGTGGCTTGTCCTCATGTTCCTGAAAAGACAAAAATGATGAATACAAAAGGATTGTTTCCGATCCTAGCTAAGATGTGCAGAAGGACTGAGCTGGGGAATTGCAGGTCCTAGCCTACAACAGAGTACAACGTTGAAGACACAATGTCCGCAACATTTTACCACATGTAAAAAGACTAGGTTTGTTTTGTGCCTACAGCAAAATAGTGGTGTGAGAGTTTGAACATCTTGAACAGTCTCTCTCACCAGAGGAGGACATCGCTGGAGTCCGTATAACCGATCAAAGCATCCTTCTGTCCGTCCACTACAGCCAGTGCCCGGACAGACTGACCAGGGGAGGCCAGGGAGAAGGTGTCCTCCGTCCTGCCACACAGAGACCACACCCACAGTCATCTCACTGTGCACATAATGATACTGATACACACATTTATCTTAGTCCCAGTATGAATGCCAAtgtcaaaagcaaaacatttcaaTATCAAGAAGAAGGAGGCCAGCGTAACTagtgaataacaaaaaaaatgttaacagCTGTGagggtgtctgtgtctgtgtgtctatgtgtgagTGTTACTGTACCTGCCCTCCTCTGAAAGTCTCATTAGATCCACAGCCTGCCTTGACTCAGACTGAGAGCAGCAGGCAACTCTGCATCCAGACACCCCCAGCACAGCCTGCACCTTCCCTGCACACAAGAGGGTGTGGGAGAAGGGCccatccacactgacacagcccaGTACCctgcagagacgcacacacatacacacacacacaaaggggtTACCAAGTTAAAATGCTTGACCGAGATGCAAAAATGTGTTGTTGGTACAGTGTATGTTACAAGGCTATGTACCATTCCGGTTTGGAAAATAGCGATAGGGACGTCATTCGGTATTTCTGTCTTACTGTAttactctctcactctctcaggtTTACGTTCtgtatccctctctccctctcactctctctctatacCTGGCCTCTCTAATCTCCAGCTGTCCCAGGGTGACACACAGCAGGCCGGGGGAGTCTGGCAGCATCTCGAGTCCGATCACAGGGTGctaagacacagacagacagagagcggAAGAGAGAGGGATCGAAACATGCATCTCggtgtggaaaaaaaaagcacaggaCATAGTGAAATAATTTATCTTATCA
This sequence is a window from Amia ocellicauda isolate fAmiCal2 chromosome 17, fAmiCal2.hap1, whole genome shotgun sequence. Protein-coding genes within it:
- the LOC136713213 gene encoding acyl carrier protein, mitochondrial gives rise to the protein MASRVLARCVRSLGRSSGSLCTGSLALRAAVVPLPSRRPFSLLACSQRARPVAQTQISSSLVQLCRQYGDLPPLTLDSIKERVLYVLKLYDKINPEKLSVSSHFMKDLGLDSLDQVEIIMAMEDEFGFEIPDVEAEKLMTPQEIVQYIADKKDVYE